Below is a genomic region from Bradyrhizobium sp. 1(2017).
TTGCCCGTCGCGGTATGCGGGATGCCTTCGACGAAGGCGACGTCGTCCGGCATCCACCATTTGGCGATCTTGCCGTCCATGAACTTCAGGATGTCCTCGCGCGTGGCCTGCTGGCCCTGCTTGAGCTGCACGATCAGCAGCGGCCGCTCGTCCCATTTGGGGTGGAACACGCCGATCACGGCGGCTTCCGCGACGGCGGGATGGCCGACCGCGAGGTTTTCGAGGTCAATCGAGGAAATCCATTCGCCGCCGGACTTGATCACGTCCTTGGAGCGGTCGGTGATCCGCATGTAGCCGTCCTCGTCGATGGTCGAGACGTCGCCGGTGTCGAAGAAGCCGTCCTCGTCGAGGATGTTGGCATCGACCCGGTAGTAGGCCTTGGCGACGGCCGGGCCGGAGACCTTGAGACGGCCGAAGGTCTTGCCGTCCCACGGCAGCTCCTTGCCGGCATCGTCCGTGATCTTCATCTCGACCGCGAAGGGCGCATAGCCCTGCATCTGGAGCACGTCGAGCCTGGCATCGCCGGTTGCGTTCTGGAACGGCGGCTTCAGCGCCGCGACGCTGCCGATCGGGCTCATCTCGGTCATGCCCCAGGCGTGGCGCACGTTCGAGCCCATGTCGAGGAACGCCTTGATCATCGAGCGCGGCATCGCCGAGCCGCCGCAGATCACCATCTTCAGTTCGGGCAGCTTCAGATTGTTCGCAGCCATGTGCTGGAGCAGCATCAGCCACACCGTCGGCACGCCCGCGGTGTGCGTCACCTTCTCGGTCGAGAGCAGCTCGTACACCGAGGCGCCGTCGAGCTTGGCGCCGGGCATCACCAGCTTGGTGCCCTGCGAGGGCGCGGAGAAGGCGATGCCCCAGCTGTTGGCATGGAACAGCGGAACCACCGGCAGCATTGTCTCGGACGCGCTGGTACCGAGCGCGTCGACATTGTTGGCCATCAGCGCGTGCAGCACGTTGGAGCGATGCGAATACAGCACACCCTTCGGATCGCCGGTGGTGCCGGACGTGTAGCACATGGCGGCTGCCGTGTTCTCGTCAAAGTCCTTCCATTTGAATTTGCCGTCGGCCTGCGCGATCCAGTCCTCGTAGGCCACCACATTCTTCAGCGTGGTCTGCGGCATGTGCGCCTTGTCGGTGAGCACGACGTAGCGTTCCACGCTCGGCAGCTTGTCGGCGATCTTCTCCAGGATCGGAATGAAGGTGAGGTCGGTCACCACGATGCGGTCCTGCGCATGGTTGACGATCCAGGCGATCTGCTCGGGGAAAAGGCGAGGATTGACGGTATGGCAGATGGCGCCGATCCCCATGATGCCGTACCACACCTCGAGATGGCGCCAGGTGTTCCAGGCGATCGTTGCGACGCGGTCGCCGAGCTTGATGTTGTCGCGCTCCAGCATCTGCGAGACCTTGAGCGCGCGCCCGTGGATTTCGGCGTAGTTGGTACGATGGATCGGTCCCTCGACCGACCGCGTGACCACCTCCTGCTTGCCATGAATCCTGGCAGCGTGTTCGATGATCCGGTGGCAGAGCAGGGGCCAATCTTGCATCAAACCGAGCATTCTCACGTTCCTCCGAGAAGTCGCTGGGCGCGTTATCGCTCTCAGCGTTGGGCCAAAGAATTGTCATGAGTTTTAGCCTGCCGGACTCTCGCCGCAAATGGTCTTGTCGCGGCTATATGTCCGCCAGAGCGGCAATGGTTACCGCCGCGCTCGGGCTGTCACTTGTGCTCGTCGAGAGGGCCGAGGCGCGGAGATATCCAGCGCCGCTCGATATCTTCAATTTTGGTACACCACGGCCGCGCGCAGCTCATTCTGCCCGGACGCCGGTCAGGATACCGCTACCAAAACCGCGTCCCGAAGAGGCCCCCAAGGTGACCGACAAGTCCCTTCCGGAGACCGAAGGAAAACCTGCCGCCGACAAGCCGAACGCCACCAAGCCGGCCGAGGCTGCGCCGCCGCCCGAGAAGCAGGCCTCGGCCTGCCGCCTCGCGCTGACCGAGGAGATCGCGATCGCGCCTTCAATTCCGGATATTCGTGGCCCCGGCGCCTGCGGCGGCGAGGATCTGGTGCGGCTCGAGGCCATTGTGCTGCCGGACAAGCGCAAGGTGACGGTCAAGCCGGCGGCCATCCTCCGCTGCACCATGGCGTCCGCCATTGCCGACTGGGTGCGCAAGGACATGGTGCCGGTGGCGGCAAGCCTCGGCTCGACCATCGGCGATCTCGACAATTTCGATAGCTTCGAGTGCCGTGGCCGTAACCGCGTCGTCGGCGCAATGCTGTCCGAGCACGGCAAGGCCAATGCGATCGACATCCGCGCCATCAAGCTCACCAACGGGCAGTCGATCGGCCTCACCGACCGCACCATGCCGCGCGAGGTGCGCGAACGCGTGCTGCATTCGGTCTGCGCGCGCTTCTCCACCGTGCTTGGTCCGGGCTCGGACTGGTATCACGAGGACCACATCCATCTCGACCTGGCGCAGCGGCGCAACGATTACAGGATCTGCCAGTGGAACGTCTGGGACCCCCTGCCGCATGTCGCCCCGCTGCTGCCGGCGATTCGTCCCGAGGAGGCGCCGCCGCGCGAGATCGCGGCCAAGCCTGACGCGAAGGACGAAGCTGACGACGGGCCCGCGGAAAAATCGGCTGCGCCCGCGGGGAAACCGGATGGCAACAAGGCCCAGTTTCCCAAGCGCGCAACGAAAAAGCGCCGGTGAAACCGGCGCTTTCGCATGTCAGAGATCGGGAAGCAGATCAGTAGCTGCCGCCCGCCTGGCCGGTCTGGCTGGCGCCGAGCGCAAGGCGCGAATTGTAGGGCGAGTCGCCGTGCTTCGGCTCGAGCACCACGACGAGGGTGCCGAGTTTGACGCGATCATAGAGATCGATGGCGTCTTCGTTGGTCAGGCGGATGCAGCCCGACGAGATCGAGGCGCCGATATATTCCGGCTGGTTGGTGCCGTGGATGCGGAACAGCGTGTCCTTGCCACCCGAATAAAGATAGATCGCGCGGGACCCCATCGGATTGTCCGGGCCGGGTGCGACATAGGTCGGCACGCCCAGACGCGAAATTTCGCCGGGGGTGGGGTGCCAGGCAGGCCACTCGGTCTTGCTGCCCACCTTGGCGATGCCGGACCAGGCCATCGCCTCTTCGCCGACGGTGATGCCGTAGCGGATCGCCTTGCCGCCATCCAGCACGTAGTAGAGGTAGTGGTTGTCGGAATCGACCACGATCGAGCCAGGCGATTCCTTGCGGTGGTACTGGACGATGGCGCGGCGGAACGGCTCTGCGACCGGGGTATTTTCGTACCTGACCTTGGCGAGGAGTTCTTTGTCCTTCGGCTTGAAGGCCTTGGTGTCGGTCGCCTCGTAATGCGTGGCCTGCATGCAGCCCGAGAGCATCAGGCCGGCGGCCAGAATTCTCAACTTAACTTTCAGCGACGACATGATTTGGTTCCAATCAAAACAATACCGTGCGGAAGGCATGGGCTTACCGCCCAAGTTCCTCGACTCCGTTAATCCCATTATCGTTGAAATCTGCCACAATTCCAGCACTGAAGGCCTTATCCCGCGCTGCGAGACCCAAGCTGTGGCTTTTCTGCCGCAAATTTTGCGAGTCTACGGGGGTTTTGGGGCCACGGGGGGCGGCACTGTCGATTCCGTGCCACAGTTGAGCCGTAAATCCCAACGCTCTGTTAATCCAGTTGTCATCGTGAACCTGTCAGAATCGCGCTAAAGGCTGTCGTTCTGTCGCAGGTTCTCTGGAGTCGTCATGTTTTCGGTGTTCGTTCCCTCCGAGTCCTCCCTCAAGAAGGCGGTCATCGAGGATCTCGCCACGCTGCCCGAGAGCGCGGTCTGGATCGACCTCGTCAACCCGAGCGCGGCCGAGGACAAGGCGGTAGAGCGGCTGGCAGGCATCGCGATCCCGACCCGGGAGGACATGCAGGAGATCGAGATCTCCAGCCGCCTCTATATCGAGAACGGCGCCCGCTACATGACCGCGACGCTGATGTGTCATTCCGATACCGACATGCCCCGGACCACGGCCGTGACCTTCATCCTCGGTGACCACCGCCTGGTGACGGTCCGCTACGATCTGCCGAAGCCGTTCGCCCTGGTCGAGGCCAAGCTCGCCCGCTCCTGCACGCCGGCGATCACCGGCGAAATGGTGCTGATGGAACTCCTGGACGCCGTGATCGACCGCTGCGCCGACATTCTGGAGCGCTGCGGCGCCGAGATCGACCAGGTCTCGCACGACATCTTCGAGCCCGAGAGCGAGCGCCACGGCCACGCCAAGCAATATTCCCAGATCCTGATCTCGATCGGCCGCAAGGGCGATCTGACCTCGAAGGTTCGCGAGAGCCTGGTCTCGATCGGCCGCGTCGTCACCTTCCTCTCGGCGGTGGTCGAGGGCGTGAAATGGTCCAAGGACATGCGCGAGCAGCTCAAGACCATGCAGCGCGACGTCGCCTCGCTGACCGACCACGCCTCCTATCTTTCCAGCAAGATCACCTTCGTGCTCGACGCCATGCTCGGCGTCGTCAATCTCGAGCAGAACAACATCATCAAGCTGTTCTCGGTCATGGCCGTGGTCCTGATGCCGCCGACCTTGATCGCCTCGATCTACGGCATGAACTTCAAGGTGATGCCGGAACTCGAATGGGTCCACGGCTATCCGATGGCGCTGGTGATGATGCTGATCGCCGCGATCGTCCCGTACTGGATCTTCAAGTTCAAGAAGTGGCTGTGAGACGGCCTGAGCTCGGAAAATAGCTACCGAGACCTTACGTCGAACGCGGCGGCAGGACTGATGGTGTCGCAGAATAGATCGGGATTGCGGCCGCGCCGTGATGTGTGCGCTGTGCCCCAATTCCTCCGGTAAAATTTGAGCGGTGGGCTGAACGTTTGCGCGAAACTTGTCTGCGATAAGCAGTGCGTAGCCGCGAGGAACAACCATGGTTGAAAAACACATAACGTCGCGCCGCAACGTCATCGACCTGGCGAACTATCGTCAGGTCCTGGCGAACGGCAAGGCGACGTCGATGTCGGCACGTCTGTGCCGGCACTGTGGTGCTCCGCTGCTCGATGGCGAGAACGACGACGACTGCTCGACTGCATTCAGTGCGGCCGCTCCCCGGCCGCGCGATAGGTCGCGTCGGATTCGAGTCGATTGAGGAACGGAAGGAAGGGCGGGCGATCCAGGTCTTGCGGCGGCGTTGTCTGGATCGCCTTGCTTCCGTCCTTCGGCAAATCAGTTAGCGCGTCACGATCTGCGCCGTCGAGACAATGGTCTCGGCGATCGCGCCGTCGCGGTGGAACGAGGCCAGATGGCTCTCGACATCGCGTAGCGCCGCCTCGACATTGTCGCCCAACGCTTCGGGCGAGGATGACGAGTAAGTGAGCACACGTTGTGTCAGGTCTTGCACGCTGACCGCGTGGCGGGTTTCGACCGCGATGAGTTCAGTGGGGGCAAAGGCGCTGCCGCGAAAAAACCTGGGCAAGTCGCGATGGGTGCGCGTGCCCCGGCCTGCCTCCTCCCAGAGCCTCGTCGGCGACCAGCGGCGGCGGATCTCGTTGTAGCCATCAAGCCATGCGTTGCTGCCGTCCGTCGCCGAGAACGAAGCGCAGATGACAATTGCACTGTCGCGCGCGACCAGCCGGTCGAGCCGTGCCAGCGTCGGTTCGCGGTCCATCCAATGCAGCGCGCGACCGATCGTCACGACGTCGAAGCTGCCGATGTCGTCGGCAAGCGTTTCGGCTTTGCCTTCGATTAGCGTGAGCGCTTGGCCTGCGCTCGCAGCCGCGCGTCGCGCCGCCTCGATCATGGCGGGCTCCGGATCGACACCGACGACGCGGCCGACATAGGGCCCGAAGCCGAGTGCCAAGAGCCCAGGGCCGGTGCCAAGGTCGATCAGGCTGCTCTCTCTGGAGAGGCCGAGCTTGCGCGCGACGCGGTGGAAGAAATCGCTCGGGTAGGGCGGGCGCAGATGCTCGTAGAGTGATGCGGTGCTTGCGAACCGGCCCATGCCTTCGCCTGCGTGTTCGGCCTACACGTGCTGGCCGCCGTTGATGTGGATCTCGGCGCCGTTGACGTAGGAGCTGGTGTCCGTGCACAGCACGTAGATGATCTTGGCGACCTCGTCGGGTGTGCCGAGGCGGTGCATCGGGATCTGCTGGTCGACGATCTTCTCGGTACCGGGTGACAGGATCGAGGTATCGATCTCGCCCGGCGCGATCGCGTTGACGCGGACGCCGACACGGCCGAAATCGGAGGCCATTTCGCGCGTCAGCGAAGCGAGCGCGGCTTTGGAGGTCGCGTAAGCGGCGCCCGCAAAGGGATGCACGCGCGAGCCCGCGATCGACGTGACGTTCACGACCGATCCCTTGGCCGCCTTTAATTCCTCGATCAGTCCGCGCGCGATCATGATCGGCGCGAAGAAGTTGACGTGGAAGACGTGCGTCCAGGTCTCGAGATCGGTGTCGACCGAGCCGAGCCGCCCGCCGCCCGGGCCCTTCGGCGAGATCGCGGCGTTGTTGACCAGCGCATGCAGCGTGCCGCCCTCGAGCCGGTTGCGGATCTCGGTGATCGCGCGCGCGGTATCCTCGGGATTGCCGAGATCGACTTGGATGTGGTCCTCAGGGCCTGCGTCCCACGGACAGTCCTCCGGGAAAGGATGCCGCGAGCAGGTGATGACGCGCCAGCCGGCCGAGGAGAACCGGATCACGGTGGCGTGGCCGATGCCGCGGCTGGCGCCGGTCAGGAGCAGCGTACGACGCGGCAGATTGGACGAATGCGGCATGGACATCTTTCAGGTCGGCCCAAAGCTTACGGATACATCCGCGTCTTGGACCACGGTTGGCCGGCCGCGTCACGGCGAAATTCGATGCGGTCGTGCAGGCGGAATGGGCGGTCGTGCCAGAACTCGATGCGGACCGGCGTGATGCGCCAGCCGCTCCAGCCCGGCGGCCGCGGCACTTCGCCGATGACGTATTTGGCGGCCACCTTTGCAATCGCCTGTTCGAACGCGAAGCGGCTCTCCAGCGCTTCGGACTGCTTGCTCGCCCAGGCGCCGATCTGGGCCTGCTTCGGTCGCGTCGCGAAATAGGCATCGGCCTCGGTGTCGGTCACCGGCGTCACGTTGCCGCGGATGCGGACCTGACGGCGCAGCGACTTCCAGTGAAAAAGTAACGCTGCCTTAGGATTTGCGGCGAGTTCGCGGCCCTTCTGGCTCGCGATGTGGCTGTAGAAGACAAAACCTTCGGTGTCGAAGCCCTTCATCAGCACCATGCGCACATCAGGCAAGCCGTCGGGGTCGACGGTTGCGAGCGCCATCGCATTCGGATCGTTCGGCTCGCTCTTGATCGCCTCGTTCAGCCAGGACTCGAACAACGCAAATGGCTCGTCGGCGGCGGTGAAATCACCGGATGTTAAGGGTGTCTGGTGTTTCATCGAGGTCGTGTCGGTCATGTCCGGAGTCCGAGTTGCGTCCCGCGGCCCAGAACGCGTTGTTGTCCGCTACCGCCCTATATAGGGCATGGGGACGCGTTGGCCTATCGGCGATCCGGCCGTCCGGCTTTGTCGTGACGATGATGCTGATCGGGCTTGGTGCCGGCGGCTGCAGCTTTTCCCGCAATGACACCAGTCCCTATGCCAAGGCCGAGGACAGCGACCTGACCGGCTCGATCTTACGGCCCGCGAAGGACGGTCCGCCGACCGAGACCGATCTCGCCTTCACCCGCAATGCCGCCTCCGACGTCCTCAGCAAGGGCGACAAGGATTCCAGCCAGCACTGGGAGAATCCGGAGACCGGCGCGCGCGGCTCGGTGACGCCGATCGCGCAGTCCTATGCCGCGGAGGACGGCCGCAAATGCCGCGACTTCCTGGCGAGCTATGTCAACGGCAATACCGAAAGCTGGCTCCAGGGCGCCGGCTGCCAAAGCAGCCGTGGCCGTTGGGAGATTCATACGCTAAAGCCGTGGCGGAGCTGAGCATGATCCGGAAAGGCGGGAACCGGTTTTCCGATAAGATCATGCTCGAACCGTAAAGCGTCGGCCAGCCCGACTAGTTGCAAAAATGCCACTCCGCCCCCACATGGATCGCAAATGGGGCGGGAAGCCCTTTGACCACTCGATTTCCTGAAGGAGACGTGACGGATGCGCGACCCCTATGAGGTCTTGGGGGTGCCGCGGAGCGCCAACGCTGCCGCCATCAAGAGCGCCTATCGCAAGCTTGCCAAGAAGCACCATCCCGACAGCAACAAGGGTGACCCGAAGGCCGCCGAGCGCTTTGCCGAGATCAACTCGGCCAACGAGATTCTCGGCGACGAGGACAAGCGCAAGCAGTTCGACCGCGGCGAGATCGATGCCGACGGCAAGCCGCGCTTCCAGGGGTTTCCGGGTGGCGGCGGGCCGCGCGGGCGCGCGGGCCCCGGCGGGTTCGAGAGCTATACGTTCCGGAGCGGCGGCGCGGGTGCTGGCCCGGGCGGCGGCGCGTTCGAGGACATCCTCAACAGCATGTTCGGCGGTGGGGCGCGTGGCGCGCGGCCCGGGGCGGGCAGTGCCGGGCAGTTCGACTTCGACACCGGCGGGATCGGGCTCGATCTCGACGTCAACGTCGCCATGTCCGTCTCGCTGGAGGAGGCGGTCAAGGGTGGCGAGAAGCGCGTCCGGCTGCCCACCGGCAAGGAGCTGAACGTCAAGGTGCCGCCCGGCGTCACCGAAGGCCAGCAGATCAGGCTGAGGGGGCAGGGCGAGAGCGCGCAGGGCCATCCGCCCGGCGATCTCCTGATCACCATCAACATCGCGCCCCACCCGTACTTCAAGGTCGAAGGCGCCGATTTGCGGATCGAGCTGCCGGTCACGCTCTACGAGGCGGTGCTCGGCGGCAAGGTCCGCGTGCCCACTCTCGGCAACGCCGTGGAGCTGTCGGTCCCGAAAAACACGTCCAGCGGCCGGACCTTCCGCCTCAAGGGCAAGGGACTGCCGAAAGCCGGCGGAACCGGAGACCTCTTCGTCGTCATCAGGATTATGCTACCGGACGGGAACGATGCCGAGCTTGAGGCATTGATGGAAAAGTGGCGGGACCAACACCCCTACAATCCGCGTAGTGGGTTGGGTTAGGCGCGAAACTGAAGGGGTTCTCCTAGAGGTCTAGAGCATCGTCCGGCAGATGATGCTCATCATATGCCTGAGGCGTGGTAGCGCTTCTCGGCTGATATGCTCGACGTGTCGGCTGTCCGGCGGGGCAGCTGAAGTAGGGGTGCGGCCTCGAGAGGGGGACCAGCGCGGTACCAAAAACCCCAATCGAGGCCGCCCGCGTCGATCGGCGGATCGAACGCTGCTCATTTTCGCGTGATCATCCGGTGCGATAATGAGACGCGCCGATGTCCTGATTCCAAATTTTCAATGTCGGAATCGAGGCACCGCGTTCATGCGGTTGCTCAGGTGCCATTTTTCTCGGCCTGGTCGTACACCGCTTGCGCTACCTTGGTCAGCCGGTCACGGTCGGCACCGCCGCCGCTGACGACATAGCCGACACCGCGTTCGGCCCAGAACAGCGCGCCGTCCTTGTCGGTCTTGGCATAGCGCATCTGCGTCGCGCCGTTCTCGGTCTTGGTCGCGTAGATCGTGTATCGCTCGCCCGAGGCGCTCTCGTACATCAGGAACGACGCCGGACCGTTCGGTCCGGGCAGAAGCCGGCCGCCGACGAGCTTCAGCCCGCTCGCCTCCAGGTTCGGTGCGAACACGGTCCAGCCGCAGCGCCGGCTCAGCCAGGCCTGGAGGTGGTCGCGCTCGTTGCCGCCGACTTCGACGGGGTGGCGGACCTCGACGACGTAGAGGCGGTGGGCGTCGAGCGCGTCCGCCGTCAAACTCTGGAAAGTCGAGGGCGCGTTGGCGGCGCCATGTGCGACCCAGCCGGCGGTGCCGCCCGCGACGAAGGCGACCAGCACGGCCGCGGCGGCGCCATAAAACCATTGCCGGGGGCGGCGCTCCAGCCGTTCGAGCTCCAGCCGCGCCGGCACCGGCTCCTGGGCGACGGAATCGTAGCGGGCGTGCAGCATCTCGGCCATGGTGCGCCAGGACTGCACACGCTCGCCCTCCTCGGGATTGGCGGCCAGCCAGGCCTCGACGTCGGCGCGACGTTCGGGCGGAAGCTCGCCGTCGACATAGGCGTGCAGCTCGTCTTCGGTGATCGGAATGTTGCGGTCGTTCATATCGGTCGTCTCTGGCTCTGCGGCCCAAAATGTTCTTCGTGGCTCAACGTCGCTCGCTCCATCGGCATGCGGGCGGACAACACGCGATGCATCAACCCTGCCATCATTTCACTCGCCTCAGCGCCGGGCGCTCGCCCTCCAGCGAGGCTTTGACGTGCGCGCGGGCGCGTGCCAGGCGCGACATCACGGTGCCGATCGGCACGCCCTGGATGTCGGCGACCTCGCGATAGCTCATGCCCTCCAGCATCACCAGCAGCAGCACCGAACGCTGCTCCTCGACGAGGGTGGCCAGCGCCTTCTCGATGTCGCGCCCTTCGGCCTCGGTCCCGCTGGCATCCGGGTT
It encodes:
- the pdxH gene encoding pyridoxamine 5'-phosphate oxidase; this encodes MTDTTSMKHQTPLTSGDFTAADEPFALFESWLNEAIKSEPNDPNAMALATVDPDGLPDVRMVLMKGFDTEGFVFYSHIASQKGRELAANPKAALLFHWKSLRRQVRIRGNVTPVTDTEADAYFATRPKQAQIGAWASKQSEALESRFAFEQAIAKVAAKYVIGEVPRPPGWSGWRITPVRIEFWHDRPFRLHDRIEFRRDAAGQPWSKTRMYP
- a CDS encoding extensin family protein yields the protein MSFSLPDSRRKWSCRGYMSARAAMVTAALGLSLVLVERAEARRYPAPLDIFNFGTPRPRAAHSARTPVRIPLPKPRPEEAPKVTDKSLPETEGKPAADKPNATKPAEAAPPPEKQASACRLALTEEIAIAPSIPDIRGPGACGGEDLVRLEAIVLPDKRKVTVKPAAILRCTMASAIADWVRKDMVPVAASLGSTIGDLDNFDSFECRGRNRVVGAMLSEHGKANAIDIRAIKLTNGQSIGLTDRTMPREVRERVLHSVCARFSTVLGPGSDWYHEDHIHLDLAQRRNDYRICQWNVWDPLPHVAPLLPAIRPEEAPPREIAAKPDAKDEADDGPAEKSAAPAGKPDGNKAQFPKRATKKRR
- a CDS encoding RT0821/Lpp0805 family surface protein, whose translation is MMLIGLGAGGCSFSRNDTSPYAKAEDSDLTGSILRPAKDGPPTETDLAFTRNAASDVLSKGDKDSSQHWENPETGARGSVTPIAQSYAAEDGRKCRDFLASYVNGNTESWLQGAGCQSSRGRWEIHTLKPWRS
- a CDS encoding fatty-acid--CoA ligase: MLGLMQDWPLLCHRIIEHAARIHGKQEVVTRSVEGPIHRTNYAEIHGRALKVSQMLERDNIKLGDRVATIAWNTWRHLEVWYGIMGIGAICHTVNPRLFPEQIAWIVNHAQDRIVVTDLTFIPILEKIADKLPSVERYVVLTDKAHMPQTTLKNVVAYEDWIAQADGKFKWKDFDENTAAAMCYTSGTTGDPKGVLYSHRSNVLHALMANNVDALGTSASETMLPVVPLFHANSWGIAFSAPSQGTKLVMPGAKLDGASVYELLSTEKVTHTAGVPTVWLMLLQHMAANNLKLPELKMVICGGSAMPRSMIKAFLDMGSNVRHAWGMTEMSPIGSVAALKPPFQNATGDARLDVLQMQGYAPFAVEMKITDDAGKELPWDGKTFGRLKVSGPAVAKAYYRVDANILDEDGFFDTGDVSTIDEDGYMRITDRSKDVIKSGGEWISSIDLENLAVGHPAVAEAAVIGVFHPKWDERPLLIVQLKQGQQATREDILKFMDGKIAKWWMPDDVAFVEGIPHTATGKILKTALRDQFKDYRFPNAAA
- a CDS encoding L,D-transpeptidase; amino-acid sequence: MSSLKVKLRILAAGLMLSGCMQATHYEATDTKAFKPKDKELLAKVRYENTPVAEPFRRAIVQYHRKESPGSIVVDSDNHYLYYVLDGGKAIRYGITVGEEAMAWSGIAKVGSKTEWPAWHPTPGEISRLGVPTYVAPGPDNPMGSRAIYLYSGGKDTLFRIHGTNQPEYIGASISSGCIRLTNEDAIDLYDRVKLGTLVVVLEPKHGDSPYNSRLALGASQTGQAGGSY
- a CDS encoding anti-sigma factor family protein — encoded protein: MNDRNIPITEDELHAYVDGELPPERRADVEAWLAANPEEGERVQSWRTMAEMLHARYDSVAQEPVPARLELERLERRPRQWFYGAAAAVLVAFVAGGTAGWVAHGAANAPSTFQSLTADALDAHRLYVVEVRHPVEVGGNERDHLQAWLSRRCGWTVFAPNLEASGLKLVGGRLLPGPNGPASFLMYESASGERYTIYATKTENGATQMRYAKTDKDGALFWAERGVGYVVSGGGADRDRLTKVAQAVYDQAEKNGT
- a CDS encoding magnesium transporter CorA family protein; this encodes MFSVFVPSESSLKKAVIEDLATLPESAVWIDLVNPSAAEDKAVERLAGIAIPTREDMQEIEISSRLYIENGARYMTATLMCHSDTDMPRTTAVTFILGDHRLVTVRYDLPKPFALVEAKLARSCTPAITGEMVLMELLDAVIDRCADILERCGAEIDQVSHDIFEPESERHGHAKQYSQILISIGRKGDLTSKVRESLVSIGRVVTFLSAVVEGVKWSKDMREQLKTMQRDVASLTDHASYLSSKITFVLDAMLGVVNLEQNNIIKLFSVMAVVLMPPTLIASIYGMNFKVMPELEWVHGYPMALVMMLIAAIVPYWIFKFKKWL
- a CDS encoding class I SAM-dependent methyltransferase, whose amino-acid sequence is MGRFASTASLYEHLRPPYPSDFFHRVARKLGLSRESSLIDLGTGPGLLALGFGPYVGRVVGVDPEPAMIEAARRAAASAGQALTLIEGKAETLADDIGSFDVVTIGRALHWMDREPTLARLDRLVARDSAIVICASFSATDGSNAWLDGYNEIRRRWSPTRLWEEAGRGTRTHRDLPRFFRGSAFAPTELIAVETRHAVSVQDLTQRVLTYSSSSPEALGDNVEAALRDVESHLASFHRDGAIAETIVSTAQIVTR
- a CDS encoding DnaJ C-terminal domain-containing protein, with the translated sequence MRDPYEVLGVPRSANAAAIKSAYRKLAKKHHPDSNKGDPKAAERFAEINSANEILGDEDKRKQFDRGEIDADGKPRFQGFPGGGGPRGRAGPGGFESYTFRSGGAGAGPGGGAFEDILNSMFGGGARGARPGAGSAGQFDFDTGGIGLDLDVNVAMSVSLEEAVKGGEKRVRLPTGKELNVKVPPGVTEGQQIRLRGQGESAQGHPPGDLLITINIAPHPYFKVEGADLRIELPVTLYEAVLGGKVRVPTLGNAVELSVPKNTSSGRTFRLKGKGLPKAGGTGDLFVVIRIMLPDGNDAELEALMEKWRDQHPYNPRSGLG
- a CDS encoding SDR family NAD(P)-dependent oxidoreductase; translation: MPHSSNLPRRTLLLTGASRGIGHATVIRFSSAGWRVITCSRHPFPEDCPWDAGPEDHIQVDLGNPEDTARAITEIRNRLEGGTLHALVNNAAISPKGPGGGRLGSVDTDLETWTHVFHVNFFAPIMIARGLIEELKAAKGSVVNVTSIAGSRVHPFAGAAYATSKAALASLTREMASDFGRVGVRVNAIAPGEIDTSILSPGTEKIVDQQIPMHRLGTPDEVAKIIYVLCTDTSSYVNGAEIHINGGQHV